One segment of Anatilimnocola aggregata DNA contains the following:
- a CDS encoding MGH1-like glycoside hydrolase domain-containing protein translates to MTPEQQRLAEHDAKSTNWKRWGPYLSERAWGTVREDYSASGDSWAYFSHDDARSRAYRWNEDGIGGFCDDKQYLCLAVALWNERDPILKERMFGLSNPQGNHGEDVKEYYFFLDGTPTHSYMKMVYKYPQVAYPYEDLVKVNGARGRDQPEYELFDALHDTFLANRYFDVSIEYAKASPEDLLCRITVVNRGPAAAPIHVLPHLWYRNTWSWKFNSTRPSIKAVGPGTASTSHEVLGNRWWYVRTSDNQQVELLFTENDSNIERLDHYPNTSPFVKDGIHEAVVHNAKSAVNNLQGSKLAGHARAVIPAGGTIVVDVRLSDTHSSEPFGDFDHFLTTRAAEADSFYAAVQPAGLDVDEQRIMRQALAGLLWSKQFYHYDVYRWLRGDETEPTPPDARWHGRNTNWKELHNADVILMPDTWEYPWYASWDLSFHCVALARIDSAFAKQQLLNMGHEWYQHASGQYPAYEWNFDDVNPPVVGWAAWRVYQIEKERAGVGDLTFLKEIFQNEMLNFSFWINRKDSSGRDIFGGGFLGMDNIGCFDRDKPLADGAQLEQSDGTSWMALYCTTMLSIATELAQHEPFYQNMALKYFEHFLSIAHAMTNMNGEGINLWDEEDQFFYDVVHLTDGQNIPLKIHSMVGLVPIFAVLTTPRYRSRGLDLFAERAEWFLRHRPDLLKNVAPVNILGDNNTRMLAILTKDRLAAVLRRMLDPNEFLSDYGIRALSRYHLDHPYVFSAGGQEVVVKYEPAESENRLFGGNSNWRGPIWFPVNYMLVQALQEFHKHYDDSFQVECPTGSGRTCNLDEVGAEITRRLTSIFKRNASTGWRAVYGGNAYFQNDPHWRDHIPFHEYFHGDNGAGLGASHQTGWTALIVSLLYEYGGRLPKTSKERA, encoded by the coding sequence TTGACCCCCGAGCAACAACGCCTGGCCGAACACGACGCCAAGTCGACCAATTGGAAACGCTGGGGGCCTTACCTCAGTGAGCGAGCTTGGGGAACTGTTCGAGAAGACTATAGCGCTAGCGGCGATTCTTGGGCTTACTTCTCGCACGACGATGCCCGCAGCCGGGCGTATCGCTGGAACGAAGATGGCATCGGCGGCTTTTGCGACGACAAACAATACCTCTGTCTGGCCGTGGCACTGTGGAACGAGCGCGATCCGATCTTAAAGGAGCGGATGTTCGGGCTCAGCAACCCGCAGGGGAACCACGGCGAAGACGTCAAAGAATACTATTTCTTTCTCGATGGCACGCCGACGCACTCGTACATGAAGATGGTGTACAAGTACCCGCAGGTGGCCTACCCGTACGAAGACCTGGTGAAGGTAAACGGCGCACGCGGGCGAGATCAGCCCGAGTATGAGTTGTTCGACGCTCTGCACGATACTTTTCTCGCGAACCGGTATTTTGACGTCTCCATCGAATACGCGAAGGCGAGCCCCGAAGATCTGCTTTGCCGTATCACAGTCGTCAATCGCGGCCCCGCAGCAGCGCCCATTCATGTGTTGCCTCACCTCTGGTATCGCAATACCTGGTCGTGGAAGTTCAACTCGACCCGGCCCTCAATCAAAGCCGTGGGGCCAGGCACAGCGAGTACATCTCACGAAGTGCTCGGCAATCGCTGGTGGTACGTCCGCACCAGCGACAACCAGCAAGTCGAGTTGCTCTTCACCGAGAATGACTCGAACATCGAGCGGCTCGATCACTACCCAAACACTTCACCCTTTGTAAAGGACGGCATTCATGAAGCTGTGGTGCATAACGCAAAGAGCGCCGTCAACAACCTGCAAGGCAGCAAACTGGCGGGGCACGCTCGCGCGGTGATCCCCGCCGGTGGAACTATCGTGGTTGATGTTCGCTTGAGTGATACGCATTCGAGCGAGCCGTTCGGCGACTTCGACCACTTCCTAACCACGCGCGCGGCCGAGGCAGACTCCTTTTATGCCGCTGTGCAACCCGCAGGGCTCGATGTCGACGAGCAGCGAATTATGCGTCAAGCCTTGGCCGGCTTACTCTGGTCGAAACAGTTCTACCATTACGATGTCTATCGGTGGTTGCGGGGCGATGAGACCGAACCCACCCCGCCAGACGCGCGCTGGCACGGCCGCAACACAAATTGGAAAGAGTTGCACAATGCCGACGTAATTCTGATGCCCGATACCTGGGAGTATCCTTGGTACGCTTCGTGGGATCTCTCGTTCCACTGCGTGGCGCTAGCCCGCATTGACTCGGCCTTCGCCAAGCAACAACTGCTGAACATGGGGCACGAATGGTATCAGCACGCCAGCGGGCAATATCCGGCCTACGAATGGAATTTCGACGACGTGAATCCGCCAGTCGTCGGCTGGGCAGCGTGGCGCGTCTATCAAATTGAAAAAGAGCGGGCCGGAGTCGGCGATCTCACGTTTCTGAAAGAAATATTTCAGAACGAAATGCTCAACTTCAGCTTTTGGATTAATCGCAAAGACAGCAGTGGCCGAGACATCTTTGGCGGTGGCTTCTTGGGAATGGACAACATCGGCTGCTTCGATCGCGACAAGCCGCTGGCCGACGGCGCACAGTTGGAGCAGAGCGACGGCACAAGTTGGATGGCGCTTTACTGCACAACGATGCTATCCATTGCCACTGAACTCGCACAGCACGAGCCCTTCTATCAGAACATGGCGCTCAAATACTTTGAGCACTTCCTGTCGATTGCTCACGCCATGACCAACATGAATGGCGAAGGGATCAATCTGTGGGATGAAGAAGATCAATTCTTCTACGATGTGGTACATCTGACCGACGGGCAAAACATTCCGCTCAAGATCCACTCGATGGTGGGCCTGGTACCGATTTTTGCCGTACTCACCACACCTCGCTACCGTTCGCGAGGTCTCGACCTGTTTGCAGAGCGGGCAGAGTGGTTTTTGAGACACCGCCCCGACCTGCTGAAGAATGTCGCGCCGGTCAACATCTTGGGGGACAACAACACCCGCATGCTCGCGATCTTGACCAAAGATCGCCTCGCGGCTGTTCTACGGCGGATGCTCGATCCGAATGAGTTTCTCTCGGACTATGGCATCCGCGCGCTTTCTCGCTATCACCTCGATCATCCGTATGTGTTTAGCGCAGGGGGCCAGGAAGTTGTCGTCAAGTACGAACCGGCGGAGTCAGAGAATCGCTTATTCGGCGGCAACTCAAACTGGCGCGGGCCGATCTGGTTTCCCGTCAATTACATGCTCGTGCAGGCACTGCAGGAGTTTCACAAACACTATGACGACAGCTTTCAAGTCGAATGTCCGACCGGTTCCGGGCGAACGTGCAATCTCGATGAAGTAGGAGCTGAAATCACGCGTAGACTCACGAGCATTTTCAAACGCAACGCGAGTACCGGCTGGCGCGCTGTTTATGGCGGTAACGCCTACTTTCAAAACGATCCGCACTGGCGCGATCACATTCCGTTTCACGAATATTTTCATGGCGACAACGGCGCGGGCTTGGGGGCCAGCCACCAAACGGGTTGGACGGCGTTGATCGTCTCGCTGCTGTACGAATATGGCGGCCGCCTGCCAAAAACCTCTAAGGAGCGAGCATGA
- the coxB gene encoding cytochrome c oxidase subunit II, protein MDLFGVGTLLADCVPPENLSIFHPVSPGGRSIVSLSILVLAITGGILLVVGTVLMYCVFRFRTKTFDGHEPPQVYGSVPIEVAWTAAPAMIVFILVLVTTRTLWEVEIPVPEPVVGDNTLFVTVVGRQWWWEYQYEYYNGQKLGFTTANELHMPVSEASQQRRVYLTLKSADVCHSFWVPRLAGKTDLIPGRVNSMWLQTEQPGLYLGQCAEYCGTQHAHMLLRVNVESPAEFERWLQQEASVALHVDEATITRGREVFLGLSCINCHAVRGTGAKGTYGPDLTHIMSRATLASGQIPNNRENLRSWIADPQKIKPGCLMPAFGLSDKQLDEVVSYLESLR, encoded by the coding sequence ATGGATCTGTTTGGTGTAGGCACGCTGCTCGCGGATTGCGTCCCACCGGAGAATTTATCGATCTTTCATCCCGTTTCTCCTGGGGGGCGTTCGATCGTCAGTTTGTCGATCTTAGTGCTCGCCATCACGGGTGGCATTCTGCTGGTTGTCGGCACCGTGCTGATGTACTGCGTTTTTCGCTTTCGAACCAAGACATTTGACGGTCACGAACCACCTCAAGTGTACGGCAGTGTGCCCATCGAAGTTGCCTGGACCGCCGCACCGGCAATGATCGTCTTCATTTTGGTTTTGGTGACCACCCGCACTCTGTGGGAAGTTGAAATTCCGGTGCCAGAACCAGTTGTCGGCGACAACACCCTGTTTGTCACCGTGGTCGGCCGGCAGTGGTGGTGGGAGTATCAATACGAATACTACAACGGCCAGAAGCTGGGTTTCACGACGGCCAATGAACTGCACATGCCGGTCAGTGAAGCGAGTCAGCAGCGGCGAGTTTACTTGACATTAAAGTCGGCCGATGTCTGCCACAGCTTTTGGGTTCCGCGACTCGCGGGCAAAACGGACTTGATTCCCGGCCGCGTGAACAGCATGTGGCTACAGACCGAACAGCCCGGGTTGTATTTGGGCCAATGCGCCGAATATTGCGGCACCCAGCATGCTCACATGTTGCTAAGGGTGAATGTCGAATCACCAGCTGAGTTTGAGCGTTGGTTGCAACAAGAGGCATCCGTGGCTTTGCACGTGGACGAGGCGACGATCACTCGAGGTCGTGAAGTCTTCCTCGGGCTGTCTTGCATCAATTGCCATGCAGTCCGCGGCACAGGTGCCAAGGGAACGTATGGCCCCGACTTGACCCACATCATGAGTCGTGCCACCCTCGCCTCGGGGCAGATTCCAAATAATCGTGAGAATCTGCGCAGCTGGATCGCTGATCCGCAGAAGATCAAGCCGGGCTGCTTGATGCCCGCTTTTGGTCTGTCAGATAAGCAGTTGGATGAAGTCGTTTCGTACTTGGAGTCATTGCGTTAG
- the ctaD gene encoding cytochrome c oxidase subunit I, with the protein MAIAEQRRTDYQRQVVAASGWTAILHDWTTTVDHKKIGILYVLMSLVFLVIGGCEAILMRSQLLFPRYDFLPPDTFNQLFTMHGTTMVFFVGMPILIGVGNYLVPLMIGARDMAFPRMNALGFWATLFGGLLVYSSYATGGAPAIGWFAYAPLTERTFARTAATDLWALGLLVSGIGTLTAGINFIVTILGMRCPGMTLRKIPFFAWTMLWTSVQILLAIPPLTAALVMVLLDRNLGAHFFDTQNGGSAYLWQHLFWFFGHPEVYILVLPAFGMISEIIPVFSRKVLFGYEFMAAATAAIAFISMGVWSHHMFTVGMSKTLDLYFAAASLLVSIPTGIKFFNWLATMYGGKIRFASPMLFAFGFLSMFLIGGLTGIMLAIAPFNFQLSDSYFVVGHFHWVLIGGTLFGLFAGLHYWYPKVTGRMLSERMAQWQFWLLLIGFILTFGPMHISGILGMPRRIYTYEPDRGWEVWNQITTLGAAIQVPSYALFVINIVWSYFKGPLAGDDPWNAWTLEWATTSPPPAYNFEQILVVKSRRPLWDLKHPDDPDWNYE; encoded by the coding sequence ATGGCAATTGCCGAACAGCGCCGAACCGACTACCAACGCCAAGTCGTGGCCGCGTCGGGCTGGACTGCTATCTTGCACGACTGGACCACAACCGTCGACCACAAGAAGATCGGCATCTTGTATGTGCTGATGAGCCTGGTGTTTTTGGTAATTGGGGGCTGCGAAGCGATATTGATGCGCTCGCAACTCCTCTTTCCGCGGTACGACTTTCTGCCGCCAGACACGTTCAATCAACTCTTCACCATGCATGGTACGACGATGGTGTTCTTTGTCGGCATGCCGATTTTGATCGGCGTGGGGAACTACCTGGTTCCGCTGATGATCGGCGCTCGCGACATGGCCTTTCCCCGCATGAACGCGCTGGGCTTTTGGGCGACGCTCTTCGGTGGATTGCTGGTCTACTCGAGCTATGCCACCGGCGGTGCGCCGGCAATTGGCTGGTTCGCCTATGCTCCGCTGACGGAACGCACGTTTGCTCGCACGGCAGCGACAGATCTTTGGGCATTGGGACTGCTGGTCAGTGGAATCGGCACGCTCACGGCGGGTATCAACTTCATCGTGACGATTCTCGGCATGCGTTGCCCCGGCATGACGCTTCGCAAGATTCCGTTTTTCGCCTGGACGATGCTCTGGACGTCAGTACAGATTCTGTTGGCAATTCCGCCCCTCACCGCGGCGCTCGTAATGGTACTTCTCGACCGCAATCTGGGTGCGCACTTCTTTGATACGCAAAACGGTGGTTCGGCTTATCTGTGGCAGCACTTGTTCTGGTTCTTTGGCCACCCCGAGGTCTACATCCTGGTCTTACCCGCGTTCGGCATGATTTCCGAAATCATTCCAGTCTTCTCTCGCAAGGTGCTATTTGGTTATGAGTTCATGGCTGCTGCCACTGCGGCCATCGCGTTTATCAGCATGGGTGTCTGGTCGCATCACATGTTCACCGTGGGCATGAGCAAGACCTTGGACCTGTACTTTGCGGCTGCCAGCTTGCTGGTTTCCATTCCCACGGGGATTAAGTTTTTCAATTGGCTGGCGACAATGTACGGCGGCAAGATTCGCTTCGCCTCGCCGATGCTTTTTGCCTTTGGTTTTCTTTCGATGTTCCTTATCGGCGGCCTGACTGGAATCATGCTGGCAATTGCCCCCTTCAACTTTCAGCTTTCGGATAGCTACTTTGTCGTCGGCCATTTCCACTGGGTGTTGATTGGTGGCACGCTGTTTGGCTTATTCGCCGGTTTGCACTATTGGTATCCGAAAGTCACTGGTCGCATGCTCTCGGAGCGGATGGCCCAGTGGCAGTTCTGGCTGCTGCTGATCGGTTTCATTTTGACTTTCGGGCCGATGCACATCTCGGGCATTCTCGGCATGCCAAGGCGGATCTATACCTATGAGCCCGATCGCGGTTGGGAAGTGTGGAATCAAATCACCACGCTTGGTGCGGCGATTCAGGTACCCAGTTACGCACTCTTTGTTATCAACATTGTCTGGTCGTACTTCAAAGGACCGCTGGCCGGCGATGACCCATGGAATGCCTGGACGCTGGAGTGGGCTACCACGTCGCCGCCGCCTGCGTACAACTTCGAGCAAATCCTGGTGGTTAAGAGTCGCCGACCATTGTGGGATCTGAAGCATCCAGACGATCCCGATTGGAACTACGAATAG
- a CDS encoding cytochrome c oxidase subunit 3: MSSTTNLAHEEHPLSAGSILTLTQMGMVAFLVSEVAFFSTLIVAYLTFLGKDTIGPTPLEALSLPTAIVSSVFLLASSGTIYLAEKQLHLGSLRGFQGWWTLTFLLGATFLAATAYEWSELIRVHQLTISRNLFGSTYYTLIGFHALHVSCGLVAMLAILFLSFRGDVKSEPGGGAELVSWYWHFVDCVWIVVFCIVYLWGR, encoded by the coding sequence ATGTCTTCTACCACGAACCTCGCTCACGAAGAACATCCGCTGTCTGCCGGAAGCATCCTCACGCTTACGCAGATGGGCATGGTGGCATTTCTAGTCTCAGAAGTTGCCTTCTTCAGCACGCTGATCGTGGCGTACCTGACCTTTCTTGGCAAAGACACAATTGGTCCGACGCCACTCGAAGCACTCTCGTTGCCCACGGCGATTGTTTCGTCCGTCTTTCTGCTGGCCAGCAGCGGGACGATCTACCTGGCCGAGAAACAGCTCCATCTGGGAAGCCTGCGCGGCTTTCAAGGCTGGTGGACGTTGACGTTTTTGCTAGGGGCAACCTTTCTTGCAGCAACCGCTTATGAATGGAGTGAATTAATTCGCGTTCATCAACTGACGATCAGTCGCAATCTGTTCGGCTCGACTTACTACACATTGATCGGCTTTCATGCCCTGCATGTCTCATGCGGACTAGTTGCCATGTTGGCGATCTTGTTTCTCTCGTTCCGTGGGGACGTGAAATCGGAGCCTGGGGGCGGCGCGGAACTTGTCAGCTGGTACTGGCACTTCGTCGATTGCGTGTGGATCGTGGTCTTCTGCATTGT